The segment CTTTAGAGAAGGTTTAACAGCCGTTATTTCCATCAAGGTGGCTGAGCCTCAATTTGAGGGACAAACCAAAACTAAGCTAGGAAATACAGAAGTTATGGGTGCAGTAGACCAAGCTGTTGGTGAAGCACTAAATTACTACTTAGAAGAACATCCTAGAGAAGCTAAAACTATCGTTGATAAAGTAATCTTAGCAGCTACAGCACGTCACGCAGCTCGTAAAGCAAGAGAACTAGTACAACGCAAATCTCCTATGTCTGGAGGAGGACTTCCAGGAAAACTAGCTGACTGCTCTGAAAAGAATCCAGAAATATGTGAATTATTCCTTGTCGAAGGGGACTCTGCGGGAGGTACTGCTAAACAAGGAAGAGACCGATCATTCCAAGCTATTTTGCCATTAAGAGGTAAAATCTTAAATGTAGAAAAAGCAATGTATCACAAGGCTCTAGAAAGTGAAGAAATTCGCAACATTTATACAGCTTTAGGTGTTACAATAGGAACAGAGGAAGATAGCAAAGAAGCTAATTTAGAAAAATTACGCTATCATAAGATTATTATCATGACCGATGCTGATGTCGATGGTTCACACATTGACACATTGATTATGACTTTCTTCTTTAGATATATGCCTCAAATGATTCAAAATGGCTATCTATATATTGCAACTCCTCCATTATACCTTTGCCGAAAAGGAAAAACAGAAGAATATTGCTGGACAGAAGAACAACGTTTAGCTTTTATCAATAATTATGGTGGAGGTTCTGAAAGTGGTATTCACATCCAACGCTACAAAGGTCTCGGAGAAATGAATGCACATCAGCTATGGGAAACCACAATGGATCCCGACAATAGAATGCTTAAGCAAGTGACTATTGATAACGCATCTGATGCAGATAGAATATTCTCTATGCTAATGGGTGAAGATGTTGGACCAAGAAGAGAATTTATTGAAGAAAATGCAACTTATGCTAATATTGACGCATAAGATGATACTATAATTAAATAATACGTAAATCCGACCTCACATCTTACAGAGGAAAAAAGCGAGTAATGAACCAATCATTACTCGCTTACTTTTTATAGCCTAAAACAAAGTTTATTCTTTAATATAACCTGCCTTTTTTAATTCATCTACTGCTATTTCTAATTCATCAAACCAAGCTTGACCAAATTTACGTATTAAGGGCTTTTCCAAGAACTTATAGACAGGAACACCTTCTTTCTCACCTAATAGTACAGCAGCTTTACAAATCTCCCATCTATGGTAATTAACAGCTTTATATTTACCAAAGTTTGAAACTCTAATAGGATATAGGTGACAAGAAACAGGCTTGTAAAAATCTGTCTTACCTGCACGATATGCTTTTTCAATAGCACAATAACAGAACCCTTTTTCATCATAACAGGTAAAAACGCAATCTTTCCCATTCACTATTGATGTGACAATATCTCCTTCTTCATCCACATATACTACTCCTTGCTCGTTGATAATTTCTTTAGCATTATCTGCTAAATCATCCCAGATAATAGGCAACACTTCTTCAAGTTTGGCAACTTCTTCTTTCTCAACAGGAGCACCAGCATCACCCTCAATACAGCATGCACCTTTACACACTCCAAGGTCGCAGATAAACTTCTCACGTAGTACATCTAAAGTAACTACAACATCATCTATTTGAATCATATTGAAATATAACTATAAAAAATGCCCAAGCAATTGCTAGGGCATTTATATGAAAATAGCCCTGCAGACTATTCTTTAATCAAAACTTTTCCTGCCATTTCTGCTGGAGCTTCTAATCCCATAATATGTAGAATAGATGGAGCTACATCAGCTAAACGACCATTGTCCACCTCTACATCCATCTTTTCACTTACATATACACAAGGAACAGGGTTTAGAGAGTGAGCAGTATTAGGAGAACCATCAGCATTTACTGCATTATCAGCATTACCATGATCGGCTATAATTATAGCTTCATATCCTGTTGCTTTAGCAGCTTCAATAGTTTCTTTTAAGCAAGCATCAACAGCAACTACAGCTTTTTCAATAGCTTCGTAAACACCAGTATGTCCTACCATGTCACCATTTGCATAATTCACAACGATAAAATCGTATTTATCTTCTTGGATAGCAGCAACTAATTTATCTTTCACTTCATAAGCACTCATTTCTGGCTTTAAGTCATAAGTAGCTACCTTAGGAGAAGGAACAAGAATTCTATCTTCATTATTATAAGGCTGTTCACGACCACCATTAAAAAAGAATGTTACGTGTGCATATTTTTCGGTTTCAGCAATATGAAGTTGAGTAAGACCTTTTGATGCCACATATTCACCTAAAGTGTTCTGAACATTTTCCTTATCAAATAAGACATGAACACCTTTAAACGAGGCATCATATGGAGTCATACAATAATATTGAAGATTAGGAACAATATTCATTCCTGCATCGGGCATATCTTGCTGTGTCAGAACAATAGTAAGTTCTTTGGCACGATCATTTCGGTAATTAAAGAAAATAACGACATCACCTTCTTGAATTTTACCATTAATAGAGCTATTTACAATTGGCTTAATGAACTCATCAGTCACACCTGCATCATAAGAAGCTTGTACAGCATCTACCATTGATGTAGCCTCAACACCCTTACCATGTACCAACAAATCGTATGATTCTTTTACACGCTCCCAACGTTTATCACGATCCATAGCATAATAACGACCAATAACAGATGCTATTTTCCCTGTAGATTTAGCACAGTGCGCTTCCAACTGTTCGATGAATCCTTTACCACTCTTAGGATCGGTATCACGACCATCCATAAAACAATGAATGAATGTGTTTTCAATAGCATATTCCTTAGCAATATCACAAAGTTTATATAAGTGATCTAAAGAACTATGCACACCACCATCCGAAGTAAGACCCATGAAGTGAATGTTCTTGTTATTCTCTTTAGCATAGGTAAATGCAGAAACAATTTCTGGATTTTTCATAATGCTATTGTCTTCACAAGCTTTATTGATTTTCACAAGGTCTTGATCTACTACACGGCCTGCTCCAATATTCAAGTGTCCTACCTCTGAATTACCCATTTGTCCATCAGGTAAACCTACATTTTCACCACTTGCTTGTAATTCAGAATGTGGATATGTTTTTAGAAGATAATCCCAGTATGGAGTTGGAGTATTAAATATTACATCTTCTTTACCTTTATCTCCTATACCCCATCCATCAAGGATTACTAATAGTGCTTTCTTTTTCATTATAAATATTTTTAGATCTTGTTATCCATTATTTATTGAGGCACAAAGGTACAAAAAACACAGCGTATTAAGTATTTCTTTAAAATCAATTAATATAATAAGTCAATCAAAACTGATTTTACACATTATTTTGCTAGTTGGGTATCTCATAAGCAGTTAAAAGCTCTTTGTTTAAGAATAAAATCAAATAAAAAGCCTCCACTTGTTTAAACAAATGGAGGCTTGCAAATTAATTGAACCTATATTATTATTTAATATCCGATCCAGAGCAATTACACAACTCTCCTTTAAACCTCTTTTCAACCAATACATGAAGACGTTCTTTAAGAGGTTCAATCTTAATCTTATCTACGACCTCATTAATGAATGCAAACATAAGAAGTAAGCGTGCTTCATACATAGACATACCTCTAGTACGCATATAAAACAATGCATCTTCATCTAGCTGGCCTACTGTGGCTCCATGCGCACACTTTACATCATCCGCATAAATTTCTAACTGTGGACGAGCATACATACGCGCATCTTTTGTTAGACAAATGCTTCTATTCGTTTGAATCGAATCTGTCTTTTGTGCATTCGGTCGAACCAAAATCATACCTGTAAAAGCTCCTACTGACTTGTCATCTAATACATATTTATAGAGTTCATGACTTGTGCAGTGAGGAACCGAATGTTCAATAAGCGTAATATTATCAACATGTTGTTCCTTATCTGTAATAGCCATACCATTACAATCAGCATGAGCACCTTCTCCAGCAAGATAGAAATTTGTACAATTACAGCTAATGCCGTTATGAAGTGTCATTCCATTGACTTGGACAGTACTATTTGATTCTTGATAAACAAAAGTATGATTGAATCTTTTCGACTTAGAGTTATTCTCCTCTATTTCATAAAAGTTCACATGAGCATTTTCACCTGCAAAGATCTCAGTGACCCCTGTCATTAAAAAACTTACAGGATCAATTGTATGATTACAAAGTAAAAAGTTTACTTGACTATTTTCTTCGGCAATGATTAATAAGCGTCTATTCACCATCAAATTCTCTTTTGAAGTAAGAATATTGATTAGTTGGATAGGCATATCGACTACGGTGTTTTTAGGAATATAAATAAAGACACCATCTTGAACAAGAGCTGTATTCAATGCAACTATAGCATCTTCTCTCGTATCAGCTATCTTGCCATAATACTTGGCAAACCATTCTAAAAACCTCTCCGACATGGCATTTAACCCACCAATGGTAACACCTCTTGGTAAGATATCCTTTTTAGTAATCTCTGGATGAAAACTATCATTAACTAGAAAAGCCTGAGCAGTATCTAAATAAGGTACATCACATTTAAAAACTTCATCCACTTTCAAGGACGAAGGAGCTCTATTAAAATTCACTTTGTAATCCCCCTCAAAAAACTGAGCAACATCAGTATATTTGTATTTTTCAAGCTTTCGAGTAGGCAACCCCAACTTTTTAAAGCTAGAAATAGCACTAGGCCGAGTTCCATTAAGGATATAAGAACAATTCTCTTCAATTATCCCTCTTTCCCTCTTATATAACTCTAATAACTT is part of the Bacteroides coprosuis DSM 18011 genome and harbors:
- a CDS encoding DNA gyrase, B subunit (COGs: COG0187 Type IIA topoisomerase (DNA gyrase/topo II topoisomerase IV) B subunit~InterProIPR011557:IPR003594:IPR013506:IPR006171:IPR 002288:IPR001241~KEGG: bfs:BF0246 DNA gyrase subunit B~PFAM: DNA topoisomerase, type IIA, subunit B, domain 2; ATPase-like, ATP-binding domain; Toprim domain; DNA topoisomerase, type IIA, subunit B, C-terminal~PRIAM: DNA topoisomerase (ATP-hydrolyzing)~SMART: DNA topoisomerase, type IIA, subunit B/N-terminal; ATPase-like, ATP-binding domain~SPTR: DNA gyrase subunit B;~TIGRFAM: DNA gyrase, subunit B~IMG reference gene:2504105936~PFAM: Toprim domain; Histidine kinase-, DNA gyrase B-, and HSP90-like ATPase; DNA gyrase B; DNA gyrase B subunit, carboxyl terminus~TIGRFAM: DNA gyrase, B subunit) encodes the protein MTEEQIQANKGSYKADSIQVLEGLEAVRKRPAMYIGDTSLKGLHHLVYEVVDNSIDEALAGYCDHIDVTINEDNSITVKDNGRGIPTDFHEKEQRSALEVVMTVLHAGGKFDKGSYKVSGGLHGVGVSCVNALSTRMITEVSRNGITYRQEYACGKPQYPVKEVGTTDDTGTKQTFWPDPTIFTVLVYSYDILATRMRELAFLNAGLKISLTDKRTQNEDGTYKSESFQSKEGLKEFVRYIDSSREHLVNDVIYLNTEKQGVPIEVAIMYNTSFSENIHSYVNNINTIEGGTHLAGFRRALTRTLKKYAEDNKLLDKIKVDISGDDFREGLTAVISIKVAEPQFEGQTKTKLGNTEVMGAVDQAVGEALNYYLEEHPREAKTIVDKVILAATARHAARKARELVQRKSPMSGGGLPGKLADCSEKNPEICELFLVEGDSAGGTAKQGRDRSFQAILPLRGKILNVEKAMYHKALESEEIRNIYTALGVTIGTEEDSKEANLEKLRYHKIIIMTDADVDGSHIDTLIMTFFFRYMPQMIQNGYLYIATPPLYLCRKGKTEEYCWTEEQRLAFINNYGGGSESGIHIQRYKGLGEMNAHQLWETTMDPDNRMLKQVTIDNASDADRIFSMLMGEDVGPRREFIEENATYANIDA
- a CDS encoding FeS assembly protein SufD (COGs: COG0719 ABC-type transport system involved in Fe-S cluster assembly permease component~InterPro IPR011542:IPR000825~KEGG: bfr:BF0268 putative ABC transporter permease~PFAM: SUF system FeS cluster assembly, SufBD~SPTR: Putative ABC transporter permease protein;~TIGRFAM: SUF system FeS cluster assembly, SufD~IMG reference gene:2504105939~PFAM: Uncharacterized protein family (UPF0051)~TIGRFAM: FeS assembly protein SufD), translated to MDTTEKLLELYKRERGIIEENCSYILNGTRPSAISSFKKLGLPTRKLEKYKYTDVAQFFEGDYKVNFNRAPSSLKVDEVFKCDVPYLDTAQAFLVNDSFHPEITKKDILPRGVTIGGLNAMSERFLEWFAKYYGKIADTREDAIVALNTALVQDGVFIYIPKNTVVDMPIQLINILTSKENLMVNRRLLIIAEENSQVNFLLCNHTIDPVSFLMTGVTEIFAGENAHVNFYEIEENNSKSKRFNHTFVYQESNSTVQVNGMTLHNGISCNCTNFYLAGEGAHADCNGMAITDKEQHVDNITLIEHSVPHCTSHELYKYVLDDKSVGAFTGMILVRPNAQKTDSIQTNRSICLTKDARMYARPQLEIYADDVKCAHGATVGQLDEDALFYMRTRGMSMYEARLLLMFAFINEVVDKIKIEPLKERLHVLVEKRFKGELCNCSGSDIK
- a CDS encoding hypothetical protein (KEGG: bfs:BF0244 hypothetical protein~SPTR: Putative uncharacterized protein;~IMG reference gene:2504105937~PFAM: Protein of unknown function (DUF3109)), with the translated sequence MIQIDDVVVTLDVLREKFICDLGVCKGACCIEGDAGAPVEKEEVAKLEEVLPIIWDDLADNAKEIINEQGVVYVDEEGDIVTSIVNGKDCVFTCYDEKGFCYCAIEKAYRAGKTDFYKPVSCHLYPIRVSNFGKYKAVNYHRWEICKAAVLLGEKEGVPVYKFLEKPLIRKFGQAWFDELEIAVDELKKAGYIKE
- a CDS encoding 2,3-bisphosphoglycerate-independent phosphoglycerate mutase (COGs: COG0696 Phosphoglyceromutase~HAMAP: Phosphoglycerate mutase, 2,3-bisphosphoglycerate-independent~InterPro IPR005995:IPR011258:IPR006124~KEGG: bfr:BF0292 phosphoglyceromutase~PFAM: BPG-independent PGAM, N-terminal; Metalloenzyme~PRIAM: Phosphoglycerate mutase~SPTR: Putative 2,3-bisphosphoglycerate-independent phosphoglycerate mutase;~TIGRFAM: Phosphoglycerate mutase, 2,3-bisphosphoglycerate-independent~IMG reference gene:2504105938~PFAM: Metalloenzyme superfamily; BPG-independent PGAM N-terminus (iPGM_N)~TIGRFAM: 2,3-bisphosphoglycerate-independent phosphoglycerate mutase) → MKKKALLVILDGWGIGDKGKEDVIFNTPTPYWDYLLKTYPHSELQASGENVGLPDGQMGNSEVGHLNIGAGRVVDQDLVKINKACEDNSIMKNPEIVSAFTYAKENNKNIHFMGLTSDGGVHSSLDHLYKLCDIAKEYAIENTFIHCFMDGRDTDPKSGKGFIEQLEAHCAKSTGKIASVIGRYYAMDRDKRWERVKESYDLLVHGKGVEATSMVDAVQASYDAGVTDEFIKPIVNSSINGKIQEGDVVIFFNYRNDRAKELTIVLTQQDMPDAGMNIVPNLQYYCMTPYDASFKGVHVLFDKENVQNTLGEYVASKGLTQLHIAETEKYAHVTFFFNGGREQPYNNEDRILVPSPKVATYDLKPEMSAYEVKDKLVAAIQEDKYDFIVVNYANGDMVGHTGVYEAIEKAVVAVDACLKETIEAAKATGYEAIIIADHGNADNAVNADGSPNTAHSLNPVPCVYVSEKMDVEVDNGRLADVAPSILHIMGLEAPAEMAGKVLIKE